A window of Novipirellula caenicola contains these coding sequences:
- a CDS encoding response regulator transcription factor, translated as MSPQLLVVDDHEAARFGLKCMFNGTSMQVAMATGTSEEALKFMAEQPFAAVIMDIRMPEMNGLELLEKIRQSEFDVPVVVLSSYDNPTYIARAAALGANDYVLKNTEREGLIDAVSRAINAQGAVPEGRFHQIREKMLNEVDLAKFKCDWPLTSRESQVLLHIALGLSNKEIAKSLMISVETVKEHVQNILRKLGANDRTDAAVKAVRVGFID; from the coding sequence ATGTCCCCACAACTCCTAGTTGTAGACGATCACGAAGCCGCACGTTTTGGCTTAAAATGCATGTTTAATGGGACTTCAATGCAGGTCGCGATGGCGACCGGCACCTCAGAAGAAGCGTTGAAATTCATGGCCGAGCAACCGTTTGCCGCCGTGATTATGGATATCCGAATGCCTGAGATGAATGGGCTTGAATTACTCGAAAAAATTCGGCAATCCGAATTCGATGTGCCGGTGGTCGTGCTCAGCAGCTACGACAATCCGACCTACATCGCCCGCGCCGCGGCGCTGGGAGCGAACGATTACGTCCTAAAAAATACCGAGCGAGAAGGACTGATTGACGCCGTTTCTCGCGCGATCAACGCACAAGGGGCTGTTCCGGAGGGGCGTTTTCATCAAATTCGTGAAAAAATGCTCAACGAAGTGGACCTCGCCAAATTCAAGTGCGATTGGCCTCTGACGAGCCGCGAATCCCAAGTGTTGCTGCACATCGCGCTGGGGCTTAGTAACAAAGAGATTGCCAAGTCACTGATGATCAGTGTTGAAACGGTCAAAGAGCACGTGCAAAACATCTTGCGAAAACTTGGTGCCAACGATCGAACCGATGCCGCCGTCAAAGCGGTGCGAGTGGGCTTTATCGACTAG